The proteins below are encoded in one region of Chitinophagales bacterium:
- a CDS encoding metallophosphoesterase produces MFQTFFAQQTIDSKPFEAALVPKDAYVFYVIGDWGRQGKYFQKDVAAAMDKCAGKVKPSFIASTGDNFYTFGIKNTNDKLWKKSFEDIYTGNNIKDVDWYVVLGNHDHYGNEQAQIDYSKKNNRWKMPAEYFAYSTPIGNSQKADFLFINTEPLANNCTGSAAQKQWKWIDSSLSHSTAQWKFVFGHHPVYSSNPSHGDTKTLIHHLKPMLEKHHVPAYFCGHDHDLQHQQPAGSSVDYFVSGAGSKLRPTGKYEHTKFAESKAGFAVVALSGNKMMVWFVDKDANVLYSYEK; encoded by the coding sequence TTGTTTCAAACCTTTTTTGCGCAACAAACAATTGATTCCAAGCCATTTGAGGCGGCATTAGTACCAAAAGATGCGTACGTTTTTTATGTAATTGGCGATTGGGGCAGGCAAGGAAAATATTTCCAAAAAGATGTGGCTGCCGCCATGGATAAATGTGCAGGAAAAGTGAAACCTAGTTTTATTGCATCAACGGGAGACAACTTCTACACCTTTGGCATTAAAAACACCAACGATAAACTCTGGAAAAAATCCTTTGAAGACATTTACACTGGCAACAACATAAAAGACGTAGATTGGTATGTAGTACTCGGCAATCACGACCACTACGGAAACGAACAGGCCCAAATTGACTATTCAAAGAAAAATAACCGATGGAAAATGCCTGCCGAATATTTTGCTTACTCCACTCCTATTGGCAATTCCCAAAAGGCAGATTTTCTTTTTATCAATACCGAGCCATTGGCAAACAACTGTACAGGCTCTGCCGCCCAAAAGCAATGGAAATGGATTGATAGCTCCCTAAGCCATTCTACCGCACAGTGGAAATTTGTGTTTGGGCATCATCCAGTTTACTCTTCTAATCCATCGCATGGCGATACCAAAACGCTTATTCACCATCTTAAACCAATGCTGGAAAAACACCATGTTCCTGCATATTTCTGCGGGCACGACCACGATTTGCAACACCAACAACCGGCTGGCAGTTCAGTTGATTACTTTGTATCGGGAGCAGGCTCTAAACTACGCCCCACCGGAAAATACGAACACACAAAATTTGCCGAAAGCAAAGCTGGATTTGCAGTAGTTGCCCTTAGCGGCAACAAAATGATGGTTTGGTTTGTAGATAAAGATGCCAACGTACTATACAGCTACGAAAAGTAA